In Candidatus Aminicenantes bacterium, the sequence TGGTCGTCGCGGTGGATGAAGATGACCACGTCGGCATCCTGCTCGATCGACCCGCTTTCCTTGAGGTCGGAGAGCTGGTAGCGCGGCCCCTTTTCCCGCTTGCCGCCGCGGGTTTCCGGTGCCCGGTTCAGCTGCGCCATGGCCACCACCGGGATTTGCAGTTCCTTGGCCAGCTCCTTCAGGGCGGCGGTGATGATGGTGACTTCCTGGGCGCGGTTGTCGTTGCGGCGCAGGTTTTCCCCGGTCACCTTGATCAGCTGCAGGTAATCGACGAAGACGATATCCAGCTTTTTCTCCGCCTTCAGTTTCCTCGCCCTGGCCTTCATTTCCACGATCGACAGCGAGGCCGAATCGTCGATGAACAGTTTGGCCTTCTGCAGTTCGGCGGCGGCCAGTTCCAGGTCGTGCCACTCCTTGTTGGTCAGGTGAGGAGACTTGCCGGTGCGGATCGCGCTCATGCTGACCTTGGCATGGATGGCCAGCATGCGCATCAGCACCTGCAACCGGGACATCTCGATGGAGTAGAATGCCACCGATTTTTCTTCCTTGATGGCCATGTTGACGGCGATGTTCAAGGCCAGGGCGGTCTTGCCCATTGAAGGCCGGGCGGCGAACACGATCAGATCGCCGTTCTGAAAGCCGGAGGTGATGTCGTCGAGCTCGTAGAAGCCGGTTTTCAGGCCCTGGCTCTCTCCTTTGCGCTGGATGTTCTCGATCAATTCCATGGTCTCGGGAATCAGCTCGGCGGTGGAGTAGAAGCCCCTCTTGATCCGGTCTTCGGAAATCTTGATGATGTCTTCCTGGATTTCGTTGAGCAGGCTGACGGTGTCGGCGGAGGGCTCAACCCCCTTCTGGATGATGCCCATCGAGGTGAGGATGATCTTCCTGAGCATCGAACGGTCCTTGACGATCTTGATGTATTCCTTGATGTCCAGGTTCTCCGGGATGTCGTCGACCAGGGAGGAGATGGCCGAGTGCCCGCCGACGAACTTCAATTCCTTGTTCTTTTCCAGATGGCTGGCCACGGTGATGATGTCGGCAGTGGAACTGGCGTTGACCAGGTGCAGGACGGCCGTGGCGATCAGCGCGTGCGTGTCGCGGAAAAAATCCTCGCAGGTGATCTCGGAAAAAACCTGATTGACGTAGCGGTTGTCCAAGAGCATGGCCCCCAGCAGCGCCCGCTCGGCGATCTCGTCGTGAGGCAGCGCCGTTTTCAGGTCAAG encodes:
- the dnaB gene encoding replicative DNA helicase, which encodes MAITLDLKTALPHDEIAERALLGAMLLDNRYVNQVFSEITCEDFFRDTHALIATAVLHLVNASSTADIITVASHLEKNKELKFVGGHSAISSLVDDIPENLDIKEYIKIVKDRSMLRKIILTSMGIIQKGVEPSADTVSLLNEIQEDIIKISEDRIKRGFYSTAELIPETMELIENIQRKGESQGLKTGFYELDDITSGFQNGDLIVFAARPSMGKTALALNIAVNMAIKEEKSVAFYSIEMSRLQVLMRMLAIHAKVSMSAIRTGKSPHLTNKEWHDLELAAAELQKAKLFIDDSASLSIVEMKARARKLKAEKKLDIVFVDYLQLIKVTGENLRRNDNRAQEVTIITAALKELAKELQIPVVAMAQLNRAPETRGGKREKGPRYQLSDLKESGSIEQDADVVIFIHRDD